From the genome of Pirellulaceae bacterium:
ATCAAGGCGCGGCATGTGCCGCCTGGCAAACAGCCGGAAATGATTCGCGAACTAGCGTTTGAAGCGATTCGCTTTGTCGAGTCGCATAACTTGCTAACAATTCCCCCGTTGGCGGCCAACGGCTGGCGGATGACGATGATGAGTCCCGAACGCCAGCGCCTCAGCCCCTACTTCTTGGGTGGCGAAACAATCATTGTTTCTTATCCCACCGACGCCATGACCCACCAAGAAAAGCTGATGAGCATGCGCAGCAATAATCAGCACTTTGCCAGGGCCACGGTGCATCACGAGTTAATACCAGGTCATTACATGCAGTACTACATGTTGGCTCGGCATCGCACCTACCGCAGTCTGTTCAGTACCCCATTTTGGATGGAGGGCTGGGCGCTGCACTGGGAAATGCTGTTGTGGGACTTGGATTTTCCACGCGGCCCTGAGGATCGGCTGGGAATGCTTTTTTGGCGCAAGCATCGCTGTGCGCGAATCGTCTTTTCGCTGAACTATCATTTGGGCAAGATGACCCCCGAGCAATGCATCGACTATCTGGTTGAAAATGTCGGGCATGAACGATCGGCCGCAGCAGCCGAAATTCGTCGGTCGGTCATGGGTGATTATGGCCCCCTGTATCAAGCAGCCTACATGCTGGGCGGCCAACAATTGCGCAAGCTGCACAGCGAACTAGTTCTCGGTAGTGGTCAGATGACTCAATGCGACTTTCACGATGCGGTCCTTCGTGAACACTCGATCCCCATCGAAATTCTCAGGGCCTACCTGACCAACGCCGAACTACGGGCCGACGCCATGCCCAGTTGGCGATTCGCCGATCCATGATCGACTGCGAACGCGACTTTATTCAGTGAGCATTTGGCCTTGGCAATCAGCCACCAGTCAAGGTACTGGCTACTGAGGACTTGTGATTGCCGACCTTCACCCCGCAGTCCGTCGCTCTACCGCCCGTAGCGCTGCGCCAATTGAGCGATGATTTTCTTGATCTCACGGCGACAATCGGCTGGCTGCAGCACTTCAGCTTCATTGCCCAATTGCAACACGCGCTGGATGATCTCCGTATGGTGGTAGGCCGTAACCGTCAACAAAACGTGGCCGTCCGATGCGGTCTGGAGTTTTTGCTGGGCGTGCCACGGGTCCTCTTCAACCCAACGCGCTGCCTGAGTTGACAAACGAATCACATACTCCTGCGGTTTCCCACCGCTGAAGATACCGACCGACTTGCCCAAGTGCTCGCGAAGATCAACCGCCGCATTGGGTTTGAACCAACTATCAAGCGCTTTGGCAGAGTTGAAACGATCCAGTTTCCAGTGCCTCAGCCGCTGTGAGCCCTGGCCATCGCGCGATTCTTCGGTCGATACGACGTAGATACTCGACTGGAACAGAACCACGCCGTAGGGCTCCAACTTGCGCTGACTGGGCAGTCGCCCAGGGACTTGATATTCAATTTCCAAATGGCGATGCTCTTGGATCGCGCGGTTGACGGTCTTGAGCATCCCCTGATGCTTCTCATAGGTCTTGGTGGGTAGGCCCAGTACGTACAACGTGCGCCGATACCGCTCATAGTGTTCAAAGACCGCTTCGGGCAGTTGATCGCGGACTTTATTCCAGAAGGACTCGATGCCGATCCAAAATTGAGTTCCCACCAAGGGCAGCATTAAATCGCGGCCCATCGACAGCGAGATCAGCTCGCTGGCAGTGATTGGAATCTTGTGCAAGCCCTTATCGCTGCGGCTGAGCTTCCACACGCGGCCGCGCTGATTCTCCTCATCCATGATTGGCATTCCCGCGGCAATCAGAGCCTCCAAGTCTCGGCGGACGCTGCGGGGGTGAAGCGAAGTCAGCCCCAATTCGTCGACTAAGCTATCACGCAACTCCTCAAGTGTCGCCCCAAAACGCAGTCGCTCAAGAATCTGCAGGATTTTGTGTTGTCGAATGAGCTGCTCATTGCGAGCCATCGCTGCTTCCTTGATTAACCGGAATCTCGCTGGGAAATCGTCCAATGGCTTAGTCTTGATCCATCAGACCGATTTCGTAAAGTACCCTAAGAAAAATCCCAACGGAACCGGTCATACCGGGTGGAGTATCCTGAGCCAGCCTACGGCAATAGCAGATCCGCGACACCATACGATCATAGACTAGCTGACCAACTGCGAGCGCTGAGCTATAATTTGGCCATCCCAGGTCAGGGACGCCCGCACTATGGGGTGCCCGATTTTTGTGTCATTTTCAACTACCTGAGTTTGCCGGAAAGAGCCGTTTGAGCGAGCGGCCCTTGTTCAGCCATCCTCACTAGACGGAGGCAAAGCTGGGGGCCACCCTCTGGCCACGGTAGCTACTGGTAGATTCCAACTGGTCGCTCGTCTTGAAAGTCCGCCATGCCCGTCCCGATGCAACTTTCGCGGATTATCATTAGCGAGATAAGCGATAATCAAGTTATCTATCTGCAAGAGATCGGGGGGACACGCCAATTCCCGATTTTGATTGGAATCTTCGAGGCTACCAGCATCGATCGGCGCATTAAGACCAATTTCAAGCCGCTCCGACCGCTGACGCATGATCTGATTGTAGGCGTGGCCGAAGGACTGGGAGCGAAAGTCGAAAGCGTGATGATTAGCGAACTTCGCGAGCACACTTATTTTGCCAAGCTGCAGTTGCGCCGTGACGATCAATTGATCGACATCGACTGCCGCCCCAGCGACGCTCTGGCCGTGGCAGTGACTTTTGACCCACCGCTGCCGATTTATGTGGCTGAGAGCGTGATTGACCAAGCATCATCGACCTCCGGTTAACAGGTGGAGATGACGCGTGGCAACTACCCAGTACTCCACCCCCCGACAGCGTTCTAGCGCACTTCTGGAGCCGGCTCGACCGCTGGTTAGACGACTGCCATCAAACTGGACGGCGGCCTACTGCTTTCGTCGTTTGGCGCGTTTGGATGGCTGCGTTTGGCTGGACAGCAGCTTGCAGGTCGAGGGCTTGAGTCGTTACAGCTACCTGGCTGCCGCCCCGGTGACTACGCTGCGCATCGATCATCCCTACAGTACAGCCTTACAACATCTGGTCGATACGCTGCACGATTTGCATCAGCCAGCGCTGGCTGATCTGCCTCCAATGCAAGGCGGCTGGATGGGCTGGATGGGCTACGAACTGGGCCGATGCTTCGAAGCGGTGCCCGCAGCGGTGCACAATGATTTTGCTTTGCCGTTGGCTATGCTGGGATTATACGATGTCGTCCTCAGTTGGGATCACCAGCGCGGCGAGGGTTATATTGTCTCGCAGGGATGGCCACTGCGAGACCCTCTAGCACGTCAGCAGCACGCGTATCGGCGTCTACAACATTTCCTGTCCTTGTTGGAGACCGAGGATCATCAGTTACCAGGTCCAACTGCTCTCCAGAGGCGCCGCCGCAATTATCGACTGGTCGAACATCAACTTGCCCCACAATTCGTGACGCGCTGGTCTGCTGATTGGACCAGCAGTTTTTCACCGGAGGCGTATCGACAAGCTGTAGCCAAGTGCGTTGAGTACGTTCATGCTGGCGATATCTTTCAAGTGAACCTGTCGCAGAGACTGTTGCGTCGCGCCATTTGCGACCCAGAAGATTTGGCGCTACACCTTCGACGCGCTAGCCCTGCAACATTCGCGGGTTATGCAGATTTTGGTCGCATTCAGGTAGTAAGTTCTTCTCCAGAACGGTTCTTGTGCATGCAAGATCGCCAGATTGAGACTCGCCCGATTAAAGGTACGCGGCCGCGTCTGAGCGATCCGATAGCTGACGCGGGCATGGCGCAGTTGCTGCGCGATAGCCTGAAAGACCGCAGCGAAAACGTGATGATCGTCGACTTGCTTCGCAACGACCTGTCGCGAGTGGCCGAACCGGATTCGGTGAAAGTCACGGCGCTGGCGGCTGTTGAGCGGTATCCGTATGTTTGGCATCTGGTCAGTGTGCTGAAGGCCCAATTGGCGTCGAAACATTCGCTCGCCGACCTCATGGCGGCTACGTTTCCAGGTGGCTCCATCACCGGCGCTCCCAAAATCCGCGCCATGCAAATCATTGCCGAGCTTGAACCGACGGTTCGCGGTCCCTATTGCGGCTGTTTAGGATACCTGAGCAGCGGTGGCGATATCGACTTGAATATTCTGATTCGTACCATAACCATGTGCGACGGCTGGTGGCAAGTTCCTGTCGGTGGCGGCATCGTAGCCGATAGCCGCCCGGAATTTGAAGAACAAGAGACATGGCATAAAGCTGAAGGCATTCTGCGGGCCATCGACTCACTGCCCTTCGGTCGCCGGGTTACCTGATCGGTAACCTTTCACAAGTTGTAGCCCACCATGCGTGTCCACAACGCTTAACCAAGCCAGGCCGGAGATTACAACGCTGTGTTTTTCGAGGAACATCAGATCCAGGCTCATGGTGGGCCGACGGTCGCGGGACTGTGGTGGTGAGATGATGCTTGGCCTGATTCACGGTGTATCGTTGCGCCACCGCAACCTTGTCCCACGCTACGAGTCGCAGGCGCGATTCTCCAAAGCTTTAGCGACGCAGATACCTTCGTAACAAGTCCAGCAGATACCACTCAAAGAAGGTCAGTAGTACCGGCATCACAAAGAAAAACAACTGGCTCACTCGAGCCGTGATGTCCTCGTCATTCGATTGTGGCAGCGTCGAATAGATGACAAAACTAGTTACCGAATTGCAAAACAGTAAGCCAGCGCTGACCGTCAACACAAAAACCGCGTAAGCCGCTAACGAAACTGCCGCCAACAATCGCTGCCAACGATCTGGCGAGGACAATTCTGAGGCACTCGGTGGTGTGGCTGATGTGTTCATGCAATGCGTCGCATCATCACCTGGCGCTGACTGGGGAACATCAATGACTGGAACGACCAGCGTGGCGCGCATCGTGCATGGAATCCAGGGGCGGAATGGTGTAAGTGCCAATGTGCATTTGCTCTAACATGGCCGCATCCGAAGCAAACTCGCGGGCGATTTCCCATGAGATCAAGTCTTGTTTGTAAAGTTTGAACAGGTGCTCTTCAAATACGAACGAGCTGGATGCTGTCTGCTGCATGCCAACTTTGATAGCCGCGGTGTTACCAGTCAGAATGGCGTCGTTGATGTACTTGATGTCATTAAACATGAACTCCATGGCGACCATGCGTCCTCCACCAAGTTTAGGCAGCAACCGCTGACAAATAACACATTTTAGCGCGTCGCGCAGCTGCAATCGCACCAAATCGCGTTCAACAGGATCAAAGAAGCTCACAATGCGGTTGACCACTTCGTAGGTCGTTCCAGCATGCAGCGTACTGATAACCAAATGCCCAGTGGCAGCGGCGTTGATGGCGGCGCGAATGGTTTCAGGGTCGCGCATCTCACCCACCACGATCACGTCGGGATCATGCCGCAAGGCGCCTCTGACCGCTTCGCCGAAACTACCGACATCTTCCGGGACATCACGTTGCGAAACCACGGCCTTCTTGCTCTTATGGACGAATTCTACCGGCTCTTCGATACACAAAACATGTACTGACCGATGCTGGTTGATCCAATCGACCAACGATGCTACGGTGGTTGACTTGCCAGAGCCGGTCATGCCCGTTACCAGCACGAGTCCAAAGTGCAACTTGGCTAACCGCTGCATTGAATCGACTGGAATCCGCAAGTCCTCAAAGCTCGGAATACTCTCCGGCAAGAACCGTAGGGTACAGTGTGGTGTTCCCGATTTGGTGAACGCGGATACGCGTGAGTATCCCAAACCGACTTGATGATAGATGAAACTACACTGCAGCTTGTCTTGAAATTCTTGCCAGTTTTTTTCGGGAGCAATCTCTTCGATCAGCGTCAGAATCTGTGCGCTTGACAGCGGTGCGAAATTGTCGGCCCGGCGCAATTGTCCATCGACACGGAAGATGGGTGGCGCGCCGGGACACAGATGGATATCGCTAGACTTGAATTTGGTGACTGCCCGGAAGAGTGTCTCCGAACTGATATGTTGGCTACGGTACTCTTCGCCGTGAACACGCCAGACTTCCGGCAATTCAAAAGCCGCCGATAACGCATCACAGGCAGCATGCACATGAGCAATATCCCCATCGGTTGCGGGCTGGCACTGCACTTGCAGCCCTCCGGTCTCGTCAACCAGGCGACAATCGGCCTGCTGCAC
Proteins encoded in this window:
- a CDS encoding PilT/PilU family type 4a pilus ATPase, which gives rise to MREVVLGCGHQKSLWSIVVIADEQLRSIHGSPRKMVVRSRTLSVEALRPDYEGEFHSFTIHVHLPASELDNCRRALTEIVSVQQADCRLVDETGGLQVQCQPATDGDIAHVHAACDALSAAFELPEVWRVHGEEYRSQHISSETLFRAVTKFKSSDIHLCPGAPPIFRVDGQLRRADNFAPLSSAQILTLIEEIAPEKNWQEFQDKLQCSFIYHQVGLGYSRVSAFTKSGTPHCTLRFLPESIPSFEDLRIPVDSMQRLAKLHFGLVLVTGMTGSGKSTTVASLVDWINQHRSVHVLCIEEPVEFVHKSKKAVVSQRDVPEDVGSFGEAVRGALRHDPDVIVVGEMRDPETIRAAINAAATGHLVISTLHAGTTYEVVNRIVSFFDPVERDLVRLQLRDALKCVICQRLLPKLGGGRMVAMEFMFNDIKYINDAILTGNTAAIKVGMQQTASSSFVFEEHLFKLYKQDLISWEIAREFASDAAMLEQMHIGTYTIPPLDSMHDARHAGRSSH
- a CDS encoding WYL domain-containing protein, with translation MARNEQLIRQHKILQILERLRFGATLEELRDSLVDELGLTSLHPRSVRRDLEALIAAGMPIMDEENQRGRVWKLSRSDKGLHKIPITASELISLSMGRDLMLPLVGTQFWIGIESFWNKVRDQLPEAVFEHYERYRRTLYVLGLPTKTYEKHQGMLKTVNRAIQEHRHLEIEYQVPGRLPSQRKLEPYGVVLFQSSIYVVSTEESRDGQGSQRLRHWKLDRFNSAKALDSWFKPNAAVDLREHLGKSVGIFSGGKPQEYVIRLSTQAARWVEEDPWHAQQKLQTASDGHVLLTVTAYHHTEIIQRVLQLGNEAEVLQPADCRREIKKIIAQLAQRYGR
- the pabB gene encoding aminodeoxychorismate synthase component I encodes the protein MATTQYSTPRQRSSALLEPARPLVRRLPSNWTAAYCFRRLARLDGCVWLDSSLQVEGLSRYSYLAAAPVTTLRIDHPYSTALQHLVDTLHDLHQPALADLPPMQGGWMGWMGYELGRCFEAVPAAVHNDFALPLAMLGLYDVVLSWDHQRGEGYIVSQGWPLRDPLARQQHAYRRLQHFLSLLETEDHQLPGPTALQRRRRNYRLVEHQLAPQFVTRWSADWTSSFSPEAYRQAVAKCVEYVHAGDIFQVNLSQRLLRRAICDPEDLALHLRRASPATFAGYADFGRIQVVSSSPERFLCMQDRQIETRPIKGTRPRLSDPIADAGMAQLLRDSLKDRSENVMIVDLLRNDLSRVAEPDSVKVTALAAVERYPYVWHLVSVLKAQLASKHSLADLMAATFPGGSITGAPKIRAMQIIAELEPTVRGPYCGCLGYLSSGGDIDLNILIRTITMCDGWWQVPVGGGIVADSRPEFEEQETWHKAEGILRAIDSLPFGRRVT
- a CDS encoding bifunctional nuclease family protein — protein: MPVPMQLSRIIISEISDNQVIYLQEIGGTRQFPILIGIFEATSIDRRIKTNFKPLRPLTHDLIVGVAEGLGAKVESVMISELREHTYFAKLQLRRDDQLIDIDCRPSDALAVAVTFDPPLPIYVAESVIDQASSTSG